The following is a genomic window from Candidatus Aegiribacteria sp..
TCAATATCCTTTATCCCCTTCTGGACAGATCAGCACAGAACAAGCTATTTATGACAGCAAACAAACAATTACTCAAATTACCCCAGCACAGGTTTCTTAGGAATGTAAAAATACGGGGACATACAATTTTATATGCGTGTCCCCGCGATGTTTGATTAACTATCTATTAGTTTCTGATGTCTTGAACCATATCCAGTCGTGCAAGCTGGTAGAACATGAAATCCGTTGTATCCTTCGAGATTTCAAATGCTGAATGCAGATATTGCCTTGAAGTCTCATAATCGTTGTATCTCATGAAAATCCTGGAAAGTCCGTAATTGGATTCCCAGGCAAGCTGTGAACGTTCAGCAGTATTCTCGAGAATTTCAATGTAAAGTTCCTGAGCATTTATAAGGTCGTTCTCTCCACCCCTGTTTTCAAGAGCGATTGCCAGGTGTAAACGTGCGGAATTTTCTATATCACCGCCGGGATCAGAAGCAATGAATGATTGCAATGCCGGAATGACCTCACTTTCCATACTGAGCATTATGCCTATTTTGGCTGCAAGAATAGCTGATCTCTTTCCAGAAATTCTTCCCGGGTATGCTCTGAAATTGTTAGAGGCAACCTGTCGCGCGGTTTGAAATTGTCCTATTGCCATTTCATACTGACCATAACGGAAACTGTTCATTCCCATATCATAAAGCTGTCCTGCAAGATAATACTGCGCGGAGGCTTCATCTGCCTGTCTATCAGCATTTTGTGAAACTGACTGAACAACAAGTACAAACACTACAAGGATTACTGCGCCGATAATGAATTGCTTCAGGTGTTCCTGAAGATATGAAATGCTCTTCATGATACCATCATTAATGGGATCTTTCTTAAGTTCTGTTTTTGTTAATCTTTTTCTTGTTCTATGCGCCATTATTAACTCTCTTTCAGATCAGTTCAGCATGTTTTTCTTAATACACTGGAATATAGTAAGAATCTGTTGCTTCATGTTATCCAGTTCTCCCGAATTATTTACAACCTCATCAGCCATGATTGACTTGTTCTCAATTGGTAATTGAACTTCCCACCGTTTTGCCGCATCTTTTAATGATATGTTATCCCTTGCTGCAACACGACTTACAGATCTGTATTCTGAATCATGTATTACAATCAGATAATCAAGCATTTTATGAATTTCAAGCTCACAGATGAGCGCACCCTCAAGAACCCATATTCCTTTCAGTTTTCTGAGAATTCGAGCGGAGTTTACAGCCCACCTGATCATTCTTGGATGAAGAACTGAATTCAGTATCGCATATGCCTTCGTGTCATTGAGTACCATCTTTCTCAGCTCAATTCGTATACTCTCTCCATCCATATGATTGAATTCAGTTCTAGAAAAAGAATCAGCCAGTTCGGAAATAACATATCGACGGTCAAGCAGTCTGTGACCAACCAGATCAAGCGAGCATATGCCTGAGCACTCTTCACTTATATACTCTGCAGCTGT
Proteins encoded in this region:
- the coaE gene encoding dephospho-CoA kinase (Dephospho-CoA kinase (CoaE) performs the final step in coenzyme A biosynthesis.); protein product: MIDSNSGFLIGITGNSGCGQTTAAEYISEECSGICSLDLVGHRLLDRRYVISELADSFSRTEFNHMDGESIRIELRKMVLNDTKAYAILNSVLHPRMIRWAVNSARILRKLKGIWVLEGALICELEIHKMLDYLIVIHDSEYRSVSRVAARDNISLKDAAKRWEVQLPIENKSIMADEVVNNSGELDNMKQQILTIFQCIKKNMLN